TTCAAAGACTGTCCTCCCTACAATATCTTACTGCTCCATATTGAAGGCCACTCCAACCCACCTGCTCCATAAGGACTCAAGAATATCCCTtctgagctaggtgctggtggctcatgcctgtatcctagctactcaggaggttgagatctgaggatcaaggttcaaagccagcctgggcaggaaagtccatgtgactcttatttccaatgagccaccagaaaactggaagaggtgctatggctcaaagtggaagagtactagccttgagctgaagagctcagggacggtgcccaggcccagagttcaggccccaagaccaacaacaacaaaaaagaatatccttCCTGAAGTCCAAGAGCTGTCTTTGTGAATGCATACctttgggttttcattttttcttatagTTCTTAAATCCAGTATATTTGGATTAATCTGGATAGCCCTTGCTAAGCCAGCACTACCCTGGGACTTGGGCCTTCATTTGCATGTCATTTTGTGATTTCCATACTGCTGAGAAGTGCCACTTTATTGCCCTCAACTAAGCCAAAGACAACAGAGGTTTGTGCTACAAACAGCATTTCCATACCAAGTAAAGTAAGAGTCTAATGTGACAGCAATGGCTTCTCATCTCTAAAGTCACCTGAGGAGAAAAGTGGTGGAAGAGTACTGACCTCATGTGAATCTCAACTGCCACAGCTCAAAAGCAGCTTCCAGGTTGTGAGCAGCAATTCACCAGATAATGCTTAGTTGAATGTTACTTGAAGGGTAAGTTTGCCTTAATTTACCATTTTGGTTTtacaaaaattgaaaagaagttATAAGCTCAGAAGTTTATGCCTAGTATCATGTGGATATACAGTCATGTGCCAAAGAACTTTTCAGTCAACAACATCACAGTTATTATGATGGTCCCCATAAGATTATACTATAATGAACTAAAAAGTTCTATGGCCTAGTGACACAGAGGCTGCAGTAACATTGCAGTGTGAGGCATCACTCACACTGAGAAAACCAGCCCACTATACTGCTAAATGTGTGAAACTGTTAATTATGGCAGGTACAATTATGGACAGAACATAATACTTGATAAGACTGTActactaagccaggtgctggtggctcacacctgtaatcctagctactcgggtggctgagatctgaggatcagggttcaaagccagcctggccagaaaagtctgtgactctttttcttttctttctttcttttttccagtcctggggcttggactcagggcctgggctctaatcctgagcctctctgtgctcaaggctagagctctaccacctgagccacagccccactttcagtttttctgtttatgtggtactaaggaatggaaagcagggtttcatgcatgcttagtaggcactctattactaagccacattccccccaagactcttatttccagctaatgagtgctagccttgagcaaaagagctcaaagacctagcccaggctctgaataaaagccccatgactgacagaaaaaaaacaaaaactgtattACTAGTGAGGCATAAAATTACTatactgtatttattattttagggTGCACTTTCACTTAATAAAAAAAAGCCCACCAACTGCAATATGTCATGTGACACTAAGAGCAGCCTCATACATCTCATGTTTACCAAGTCTCTTGATTGCATCAAGAGGTTCCCAGCAGAGGTTGACCACCTAGGTTTAGGAAAGTACACTCCAGGATATACCTCTTGAAACatgttcccattctttttttttggccagtcctggggcttggactcagggcctgagcactgtccctggcttctttttgctcaaggctagcactctgccacttgagccacctctggccgttttctgtatatgtggtgctggggaattgaacccagggcctcatgtatacgaggcaagcactcttgccactaggccatatccccagcccccatgttccCATTCTTAAGTGATACAACTGTGTAAGGAagtaacataaaaagaaataacgTATACAAAAATGATGATGAGGGAGATTCTGGGCCAAAGGAATGACCACATCCTTGGACCCTATGTTACTACTGGGATCTAACCATTTGGGGTTTCCCCTTTGCTCAAATGTTTCCCATGATCAGGTCttctctcaattaaaaaaaaaaagtatgagtaaTAAtattagctgggcatggtggctcatgcttgtaatcctagttactcaggaagctaaaatcaaAGAGAAAGTGCAAGGTAGCTTGGACAACATTTGTGAGATTCTaccttaaccaataaaaagctgtgcACAGTGACATGTGTTTGGGATCTCAACTACCAAGGAAAGTGTCGATGATGCATATATgttgaaaaaagaaccaaaattgAGGACAAGGTAACATCTATACTTTGAAATCAGAAGTACACAAAAATCTGAAAACTTGAGTGGGCAatcaagtggaaaattccacccTTGGTCTCAAATGGCCAGTTCCAGACAAAACACAAGGTGAACTACAACTATATAAAAGTACTTTCAGGCTGTGTATATAGGGCTTGGATTTCATCCCCAAACTCTTGCATTaagtatatgcaaatattccacaatctgaagaagaaaaagaaaacatctaaCTCCAAAACACTTTTGATTCAGGCATTTCAGATAAGGGATATTCAATCTCCATTAACATATATTAAAAGTGAGGAAAGAGGCTCAGACAAGCTTAACTTCCTCAAGCTGGCTGGGATGCAAACTTGAACAGTCGCACTGAAGAGCCTGGGCATTCATCTGGTCAATCAGCAGGCTTCGTTCTTAAACACGTAGCAACCCACCGGGCTCCAGGCGCATGCTGGACTCATGGACAGGTCTCTTCCCTAtcggggcctcagtttccccacctgtgaAATGGGGGCGTACCCAAGAGCGCCCAGGCTTGTGAGAGCTAGCTCTGGACTCGGAGAGAGAAGCGAGGGGGGATGCTGCGGCTCGGTGTCTCCTGGCGCTTACCATTTGATGACGTTGTGGACTAAAGGTAAAAAGGAGtggttctcctcctccttcacgcCGGCGGATGACTGGGGCTGCGGCGCCGGGGACTGTTGTGGCTGGGGAGCCGCCACTGGCGGTGGTGGCTGAGGAGGCGGCAATGGCTTTGATTCTGGCAGCGGAGGTTCGGACCCCGTCGGTAACGCATCTTCGGCCTGTCGCCCCGCAGCCACCCCGGAGGCCATAGCGCCGGGACTCAAGTCAACAAGTCAATCAGCCCGCCGCGAACGTCGCAGAATAGATACGTCACTAGCACGCGCCCTGCGAGGACAGCGCTCTGTGAACGACCGCGCGTGCGCATCGGGAATGGGCGTGGCACCGTTGCGGAGGCGGGGACAGCCATGGCTCTAGGCCTTGTTGTGGACCTGGATGTGGGCGGACCTGGAATGGATTGGATTTGGTTGTGAGCCATGATAGTAGAGTTATTAAACAGTACTAcgccggtggctcctgcctgtaatcctagctacttggaaggctgagatctgaggatcgcggttcgaa
This sequence is a window from Perognathus longimembris pacificus isolate PPM17 chromosome 17, ASM2315922v1, whole genome shotgun sequence. Protein-coding genes within it:
- the Med9 gene encoding mediator of RNA polymerase II transcription subunit 9 translates to MASGVAAGRQAEDALPTGSEPPLPESKPLPPPQPPPPVAAPQPQQSPAPQPQSSAGVKEEENHSFLPLVHNVIKCMDKDSPDVHQDLNALKTKFQEMRKLISTMPGIHLSPEQQQQQLHSLREQVRTKNELLQKYKSLCMFEIPKE